One Notolabrus celidotus isolate fNotCel1 chromosome 16, fNotCel1.pri, whole genome shotgun sequence DNA window includes the following coding sequences:
- the abrab gene encoding actin binding Rho activating protein b, with the protein MSDKQSGQASQRKPSTNKNIKKLRTISMVCSLTSSWQLWVSENETKQASEPSGWSPSSLGGPTEAPRKTWVPKNPPQTQTQPTETPQNHDIISVEAQKTLIPEKVTNEAPKTKEFKDSTEPTVAPHIKVKQVVKTVTSGVQEKGAGIELLTEKIKTESLPSDEEIDRLLKKKNSPTRRRKCSNMVSSLTKSWKQVEKTGVTEGGAHLGADKATGGIEEAQTYRTCISKEETEEDSDVAVKIKRPSVPVFKKEADDANKINALSKKYSAVGNLKSRWQNWASEHTDNQKLNPFSEYFDYDYSMSLRLQKGQEGYGRPKEGTQTAERAKRAEQHIHREIDDMCYVIRMMEDPDRDGKTRVTFGQLFDRYVRISDKVVGILMRARKHGKVAFEGEMLWQGQDDGVIITLLV; encoded by the exons ATGTCTGACAAACAGTCTGGACAAGCCTCCCAAAGGAAACCATCCACCAACAAGAACATCAAGAAGCTCCGCACCATTAGCATGGTGTGCAGCCTGACGAGCAGCTGGCAGCTATGGGTGAGTGAGAACGAGACGAAGCAGGCCAGTGAACCAAGCGGCTGGTCCCCGTCTTCGCTGGGTGGACCAACAGAGGCACCAAGAAAAACATGGGTCCCAAAGAACCCTCCCCAGACTCAGACTCAACCAACAGAAACACCTCAAAACCATGACATCATTTCAGTAGAGGCTCAGAAGACACTTATTCCTGAGAAAGTGACTAACGAGGCTCCAAAGACTAAGGAATTCAAGGACTCAACTGAGCCAACTGTTGCGCCTCACATCAAGGTAAAGCAAGTAGTGAAAACTGTGACCAGTGGGGTTCAGGAGAAAGGTGCAGGCATCGAGCTCCTCACTGAAAAGATCAAGACGGAGTCCCTACCCTCAGACGAGGAGATCGACAGGcttctgaagaagaagaactcgCCCACACGCCGCAGAAAATGCTCCAACATGGTTTCATCTCTGACCAAAAGCTGGAAGCAGGTGGAGAAAACTGGTGTTACAGAGGGCGGTGCACACCTTGGAGCAGATAAAGCGACAGGGGGCATAGAGGAAGCTCAAACATACAGGACATGCATTtcaaaagaagagacagaagaagactctGATGTGGCTGTTAAAATTAAAAGACCCTCAGTTCCAGT GTTCAAAAAAGAAGCTGATGACGCCAACAAGATCAACGCCCTCTCCAAGAAATACAGCGCTGTGGGAAACCTCAAGAGCCGCTGGCAGAACTGGGCCTCAGAGCACACCGACAACCAGAAACTCAACCCCTTCAGTGAATACTTCGACTATGATTACTCTATGTCACTCCGCCTCCAGAAGGGCCAGGAGGGATACGGTCGCCCCAAAGAGGGAACCCAGACAGCCGAGAGAGCGAAGCGAGCTGAGCAGCACATTCACCGCGAGATAGACGACATGTGTTACGTTATCAGGATGATGGAAGATCCAGACAGGGATGGAAAGACCCGCGTCACGTTTGGACAGCTGTTTGACAGATACGTGCGCATCTCGGATAAGGTGGTAGGGATCCTGATGAGAGCGAGGAAACATGGGAAGGTGGCATTTGAAGGAGAGATGCTGTGGCAGGGCCAGGATGATGGAGTGATCATTACTCTGCTGGTTTGA
- the LOC117827648 gene encoding zymogen granule membrane protein 16-like, with protein sequence MQYIVFAALLSACVLADVQPQYYSFSNEVGTGSGSPYSLKGQGKITAVRVWDSNYLYAFQFRYGYIWSPIVGNKAGFVQEMELHDDEAIIQISGKYSHYLQSVVFTTTKGRTLQAGQPSGNSFNMYAPVNSMSQLVALTGRYHGGLTSLQAHWGLLPSNSTALM encoded by the exons ATGCAGTACATTGTCTTTGCCGCTCTGCTCTCCGCCTGTGTGCTGGCTGATG TTCAGCCTCAGTACTACTCCTTCTCCAATGAAGTGGGTACAGGAAGTGGCAGCCCGTACAGTCTGAAAGGACAAGGCAAAATCACAGCTGTCAGAGTGTGGGACAGCAACTACCTCTATGC TTTCCAATTCCGCTATGGCTACATCTGGTCTCCAATTGTTGGTAACAAAGCTGGGTTCGTTCAGGAGATGGAGCTGCATGACGATGAAGCCATCATCCAGATCTCTGGGAAGTATTCCCACTACCTGCAGTCAGTGGTGTTCACCACCACCAAGGGCCGCACGCTGCAGGCAGGCCAGCCCTCAGGGAACTCCTTTAACATGTATGCCCCCGTCAACAGCATGTCCCAGCTAGTTGCACTCACCGGACGCTACCACGGAGGCCTCACCTCTCTCCAAGCTCACTGGGGCCTCCTGCCTTCCAACAGCACCGCCTTGATGTGA
- the LOC117827647 gene encoding zymogen granule membrane protein 16-like, producing the protein MQYIVLAALLSACVLADVQPQYYSFSDEVGSGNGFPYSLKGQGKITAVRVWDVYGNYIAAFQFCYGYIWSPVVGRQYGLPQEMKLHDDESIIQISGKYSHFVQSVVFTTTKGRTLHAGQPSGKSFNMYAPVNSMSQLVAFSGRYQGYITSFQAHWGIPPSNSTALY; encoded by the exons ATGCAGTACATTGTCTTGGCCGCTCTGCTCTCCGCCTGTGTGCTGGCTGATG TCCAGCCTCAGTACTACTCCTTCTCCGATGAAGTGGGTTCAGGAAATGGCTTCCCGTACAGTCTGAAAGGACAAGGCAAAATCACAGCTGTCAGAGTGTGGGATGTCTACGGCAACTACATCGCTGC TTTCCAATTCTGCTACGGCTACATCTGGTCTCCAGTTGTTGGTCGCCAATATGGGTTGCCCCAGGAGATGAAGCTGCATGACGATGAATCCATCATCCAGATCTCTGGGAAGTATTCCCACTTCGTGCAGTCAGTGGTGTTCACCACCACCAAGGGCCGCACGCTGCACGCAGGCCAGCCCTCAGGGAAATCCTTCAACATGTATGCCCCCGTCAACAGCATGTCCCAGCTAGTTGCATTCAGCGGACGCTACCAAGGATACATCACCTCTTTCCAAGCTCACTGGGGCATTCCGCCTTCCAACAGCACCGCCTTGTATTGA